The proteins below come from a single Candidatus Edwardsbacteria bacterium genomic window:
- a CDS encoding magnesium transporter CorA family protein, producing the protein MLKKHQIENCRIIDGLNGIGTIWVYISPNEQEKKYLIDDLKIDEHTLASALDPDELSRLEFEPDHAALIFKRPKNYSSQDELLFKVSSVGIFLFKDRLIVVMPEETPLFEGKQFQRVASLNDLLLKLIYRSIFHYLEHLKIINMITDSLEDKISSSMENKYLLNLFTLEKSLVYYLNAINSNSMLIEKLKTSAAKIGFSPEGLEFLDDIIIENNQCYRQAEIYSNILASMMDARASIVSNNLNVLMKTLNIITIGIMVPTFVVSAFSMNVGIPFSWHPSAFWMVMGLALVSVVAFMLFWRFKKW; encoded by the coding sequence ATGTTAAAAAAACATCAAATAGAAAATTGCAGGATAATTGACGGCCTGAATGGAATCGGGACGATATGGGTTTATATCAGCCCCAATGAGCAAGAAAAAAAATATTTAATTGATGATCTGAAGATAGACGAGCATACCCTGGCTTCGGCCCTGGACCCCGATGAGCTGTCGCGGCTGGAATTCGAGCCGGATCATGCGGCCCTGATCTTCAAGCGGCCCAAGAACTACTCCTCCCAGGACGAACTTCTGTTCAAGGTATCATCGGTAGGCATATTCCTTTTTAAGGACAGGTTGATTGTGGTTATGCCGGAAGAGACTCCGCTGTTTGAGGGAAAACAGTTCCAGCGGGTGGCATCCCTGAACGACCTGTTGCTTAAGTTGATCTACCGATCCATCTTTCATTATCTGGAACACCTGAAAATAATAAACATGATAACCGATTCTTTGGAGGATAAGATCAGCTCCTCCATGGAGAATAAATACCTGCTTAACCTGTTCACCCTGGAGAAGAGCCTGGTCTATTACCTGAATGCCATCAACTCAAATTCCATGCTGATAGAAAAACTCAAGACCAGTGCCGCCAAGATCGGCTTCTCGCCCGAGGGGCTGGAATTCCTGGACGACATCATCATTGAAAATAACCAGTGTTACCGGCAAGCCGAGATATATTCCAACATCCTGGCCAGCATGATGGACGCCAGGGCTTCCATCGTCAGCAACAACCTCAACGTGCTGATGAAGACCCTGAACATCATCACCATCGGCATCATGGTTCCCACCTTCGTGGTCAGCGCCTTCTCCATGAACGTTGGCATCCCCTTCTCCTGGCATCCGTCGGCCTTTTGGATGGTGATGGGGCTGGCCCTGGTCTCGGTGGTGGCCTTCATGTTATTCTGGCGCTTCAAGAAGTGGTAG
- the ftsY gene encoding signal recognition particle-docking protein FtsY → MPLIKAVKDGLGKTRNGFWQKAVSLISGKGSLSSQEQSELEELLILSDVGVAASERLMKAIKQGSSGKSAGERLKEEILGILSMNSEFRIQNSESAVRPQVWLIIGVNGSGKTTSIAKLAHYLKGQGQQIMLAAGDTYRAAAIEQLKKWADRLEVEFIGSKTGADPASVAYDAVESAIAKNVSHLLIDTAGRLHTQKHLRDELGKIYSTIGKKMPGAPQLTLLVLDATTGQNAVSQVKLFSQAAKIDGIILTKLDGTAKGGIVLAIAQELGIPVFFTGIGEGLNDLLPFDPTAFVNSLLER, encoded by the coding sequence GTGCCCCTGATCAAAGCCGTCAAGGACGGCCTGGGTAAGACCAGAAACGGTTTCTGGCAAAAGGCGGTCAGCCTGATCTCCGGCAAAGGATCCCTGTCTTCCCAAGAGCAGTCCGAACTGGAGGAATTGCTGATACTATCCGATGTGGGGGTGGCGGCCAGCGAAAGACTGATGAAGGCCATAAAGCAGGGCTCATCCGGGAAGTCGGCCGGGGAACGGCTTAAGGAAGAGATACTGGGCATCCTCTCCATGAATTCAGAATTCAGAATTCAGAATTCAGAATCGGCCGTAAGGCCGCAGGTGTGGCTGATAATCGGGGTCAACGGATCGGGCAAGACCACCTCCATCGCCAAATTGGCGCATTACCTGAAAGGGCAGGGGCAGCAAATAATGCTAGCGGCCGGGGACACCTACCGGGCGGCCGCCATTGAGCAGCTTAAAAAATGGGCCGACCGGCTGGAGGTCGAGTTCATCGGCAGTAAAACCGGGGCCGACCCGGCCAGCGTAGCCTACGATGCGGTGGAATCGGCCATAGCCAAAAATGTCAGCCATCTTTTGATTGATACCGCCGGCAGGCTGCATACCCAAAAGCATCTGCGGGACGAGTTGGGCAAGATATACTCCACCATAGGCAAGAAGATGCCCGGGGCCCCGCAGCTGACCCTTTTGGTGCTGGATGCCACCACCGGACAGAACGCCGTCAGCCAGGTAAAATTATTTTCCCAGGCGGCCAAGATAGACGGCATAATTCTCACCAAGCTGGACGGCACCGCCAAGGGCGGCATAGTGCTGGCCATCGCCCAGGAGCTGGGGATCCCGGTGTTTTTTACCGGCATCGGGGAGGGCCTGAATGACTTGCTGCCTTTCGATCCGACTGCTTTTGTGAACAGCCTGCTGGAGAGATAG
- the ribH gene encoding 6,7-dimethyl-8-ribityllumazine synthase, translated as MPKIIEGHLSAADKKFCLVVSRFNDLVSQRLVDGALDCIIRHGGSDANVELVWVPGSFEIPGVAARVAASKKYQAVICLGAVIRGDTPHFDYIAAEVAKGVAQVSMNSGVPTIFGVITTDNLDQALDRAGSKAGNKGWQAALSAIELTDLYRKI; from the coding sequence ATGCCAAAGATAATCGAGGGCCATTTAAGCGCGGCCGACAAAAAATTCTGCCTGGTGGTGTCACGGTTCAACGACCTGGTGAGCCAGCGTCTGGTGGACGGGGCCCTGGACTGCATAATCAGACACGGCGGGAGCGATGCCAACGTGGAGCTGGTCTGGGTGCCGGGCTCCTTTGAGATCCCCGGCGTGGCCGCCAGGGTGGCCGCTTCAAAAAAATACCAGGCGGTAATCTGCCTGGGTGCCGTCATCCGCGGCGATACCCCGCATTTCGACTACATAGCGGCCGAGGTGGCCAAGGGGGTGGCCCAGGTTTCCATGAATTCGGGGGTGCCTACGATATTCGGAGTGATCACCACCGACAACCTTGACCAGGCCCTGGACCGGGCTGGCAGCAAGGCCGGCAACAAGGGATGGCAG
- the ribD gene encoding bifunctional diaminohydroxyphosphoribosylaminopyrimidine deaminase/5-amino-6-(5-phosphoribosylamino)uracil reductase RibD, giving the protein MSNIEEHKRYIGLALELAGKAKGRTWPNPMVGAVVLKDGRIVGQGYHKKAGLMHAEIEALAQAGPQAGGATLYVNLEPCCHSGKRTPPCTQAIIGAGIKTVVYGMDDPNPNVKGKGAEELIKAGIEVIGKVMEKEAQGLNEVYRKYMTTGYPFTVLKLALSLDGRIAAPNGESRGLSSEESLKLVHKMRLESEAIMVGSGTVIKDDPQLTVRLIDNPDKKQPTRFIIDSTLKSPFHSKVFDQTVAKTVLITTDKADQAKRSELEKKEIEIWTIRALPDGMVDIKELLRQMGLHEYCNLLVEGGSGLATSFLKAGLVDKLSFFYTPRIIGAEGVPACGQMDFKNITEAFKLCDLKARPVGDDILIEAYPAKD; this is encoded by the coding sequence ATGAGTAACATAGAAGAACATAAAAGATATATAGGTCTAGCCCTGGAGCTGGCCGGCAAAGCCAAAGGCCGCACCTGGCCCAACCCTATGGTGGGTGCGGTGGTATTGAAGGATGGCCGGATCGTGGGGCAGGGTTATCATAAAAAAGCCGGACTGATGCATGCAGAGATTGAGGCCCTGGCTCAGGCCGGGCCACAGGCCGGGGGGGCCACCCTGTATGTCAACCTGGAGCCCTGCTGCCATAGCGGGAAAAGAACCCCTCCCTGCACCCAGGCCATCATTGGGGCCGGAATCAAAACAGTAGTGTACGGAATGGATGATCCCAACCCCAATGTCAAGGGAAAGGGGGCAGAAGAACTCATAAAAGCCGGAATAGAAGTGATAGGAAAAGTGATGGAAAAAGAAGCCCAAGGATTAAACGAAGTTTACCGGAAATACATGACCACCGGATATCCCTTTACCGTTCTGAAACTAGCGTTAAGCTTAGACGGCAGGATCGCCGCCCCAAACGGGGAATCGCGGGGGCTGTCGTCGGAGGAATCACTCAAATTAGTGCATAAGATGAGGCTGGAATCGGAGGCTATCATGGTGGGCAGCGGCACGGTGATCAAGGACGACCCCCAGCTGACCGTCCGCTTGATCGATAACCCAGACAAAAAACAGCCCACCCGATTCATAATTGACAGCACCCTTAAAAGCCCGTTTCATTCCAAGGTTTTCGATCAGACCGTGGCTAAAACGGTGCTGATCACCACCGACAAGGCCGATCAGGCCAAAAGATCCGAACTGGAAAAGAAAGAAATAGAGATCTGGACCATCCGGGCCCTGCCGGATGGGATGGTGGACATAAAAGAATTATTGCGCCAGATGGGACTTCATGAATACTGCAACCTCCTGGTCGAGGGCGGCAGCGGCCTGGCGACATCATTTTTAAAAGCAGGATTGGTTGACAAGCTGAGCTTCTTTTATACGCCGAGAATCATTGGAGCGGAGGGGGTGCCGGCCTGCGGGCAGATGGATTTTAAAAACATCACTGAGGCCTTTAAGCTTTGCGATCTGAAGGCCCGGCCGGTAGGCGATGATATTTTAATCGAAGCCTATCCGGCGAAGGATTGA
- a CDS encoding riboflavin synthase — MFTGLIEQIGTIKALKNAGHSAQIDIAAEWSDLVLGESIAVNGACLTAARMIAGGFSADLSRETMARTTFGHSKTGSRVNLERALKVGDRLGGHFVSGHIDCVSKILKMIKRPGGTEVKILLEPEYFKYIIDRGSVAVDGISLTVSRKEHDGFWIAVIPHTMEQTNLKFRKTGDRVNLEFDMMVKYTESLLGKDRR, encoded by the coding sequence ATGTTCACCGGACTGATAGAGCAGATAGGCACCATCAAGGCCCTTAAAAATGCTGGGCATTCGGCCCAGATCGATATTGCGGCCGAGTGGTCCGACCTGGTTTTGGGCGAAAGCATTGCCGTCAACGGGGCCTGCCTGACCGCAGCCAGGATGATCGCCGGGGGCTTTTCAGCCGACCTCAGCCGGGAGACCATGGCCCGGACCACTTTTGGCCACAGTAAAACCGGTAGCCGGGTCAACCTGGAAAGGGCTTTGAAAGTTGGTGACAGACTGGGCGGCCATTTTGTGTCCGGCCATATCGACTGCGTATCAAAGATATTGAAGATGATCAAACGGCCCGGCGGCACTGAAGTTAAAATACTGCTGGAGCCGGAATATTTCAAATATATCATAGACCGGGGATCGGTGGCGGTGGACGGCATCAGCCTGACCGTATCGCGAAAAGAGCATGATGGATTCTGGATAGCCGTCATCCCCCATACCATGGAACAAACCAATCTGAAATTCCGAAAAACCGGGGACAGAGTAAACCTGGAGTTCGATATGATGGTCAAATATACCGAATCACTTTTAGGCAAGGACCGACGATGA
- a CDS encoding bifunctional 3,4-dihydroxy-2-butanone-4-phosphate synthase/GTP cyclohydrolase II: MKQGFKFNSIPEAIRDIRAGKMIIVVDDENRENEGDLVMAAARVTPAAVNFMAKEGRGLVCASLSQQRLETLDLGPMVERNTAKLGTNFAISVDAVKGTTTGISAHDRAATIKTLIHPKTKPSDLARPGHVFPLMSAEGGVLRRTGHTEAALDLARLAGLYPAGVICEIISDDGTMARGAKLFAFASKHKLKIITIKDLIEYRRKKEKLVMPVLETKLPTKYGQFRLVVYEDLIENYHHLALIKGAVKNRKNILVRVHSQCLTGDILGSSRCDCGDQLAAAMKMIDQEGQGVFLYMRQEGRGIGLFNKLKAYKLQDQGMDTIEANLALGFAADERDYGIGAQILADLGLSSIRLITNNPDKIAGLEGYGLKIVKRIAIQVPCTPANARYMKTKRDKMGHLLDKDFCLN; encoded by the coding sequence ATGAAGCAGGGCTTTAAATTCAACTCAATTCCCGAGGCTATCCGCGACATTCGGGCCGGCAAAATGATCATTGTGGTGGATGATGAGAACCGCGAGAACGAAGGCGACCTGGTGATGGCCGCGGCCAGGGTGACCCCGGCAGCGGTAAATTTCATGGCCAAGGAGGGGCGGGGCCTGGTCTGCGCCTCGCTCTCCCAGCAGAGGCTGGAGACGCTGGACCTGGGGCCGATGGTGGAGCGCAACACCGCCAAGCTGGGCACCAACTTTGCCATTTCGGTGGATGCCGTAAAGGGCACCACCACCGGCATCTCTGCCCATGACCGGGCGGCCACCATCAAAACCCTGATCCACCCCAAGACCAAACCGTCCGACCTGGCCCGGCCCGGCCATGTGTTTCCCCTGATGTCGGCCGAGGGCGGGGTGCTGCGCCGGACCGGACATACCGAAGCGGCCCTGGACCTGGCCCGGCTGGCCGGACTGTATCCGGCCGGGGTGATCTGCGAGATCATCTCCGACGACGGCACCATGGCCCGGGGCGCAAAACTGTTTGCCTTCGCCTCCAAGCATAAACTTAAGATCATCACCATCAAAGACCTGATAGAATACCGCCGGAAGAAGGAAAAGTTAGTGATGCCGGTGCTGGAGACCAAGCTGCCCACCAAATACGGCCAGTTCCGGCTGGTGGTCTACGAGGATCTGATAGAGAATTACCATCATCTGGCCCTGATCAAGGGAGCGGTCAAGAACCGGAAAAATATCCTGGTGCGGGTGCATTCCCAGTGCCTGACCGGGGATATTTTGGGCTCCAGCCGCTGCGACTGCGGCGACCAGCTGGCGGCGGCTATGAAAATGATCGACCAGGAGGGACAGGGGGTCTTTTTATACATGAGGCAGGAGGGGCGGGGCATCGGGCTGTTCAACAAGCTGAAGGCCTATAAACTGCAGGATCAGGGGATGGACACCATCGAGGCCAACCTGGCCCTGGGCTTTGCCGCCGACGAAAGGGACTACGGCATCGGGGCCCAGATCCTGGCCGACCTGGGCCTGTCCAGCATCAGGCTGATAACCAACAATCCCGACAAGATAGCCGGGCTGGAGGGCTACGGCTTGAAGATAGTAAAGCGGATCGCCATCCAGGTGCCCTGCACCCCGGCCAACGCCCGGTATATGAAAACCAAGCGCGACAAGATGGGGCATCTGCTGGACAAGGATTTCTGTCTCAATTGA